Proteins encoded by one window of Arachis hypogaea cultivar Tifrunner chromosome 1, arahy.Tifrunner.gnm2.J5K5, whole genome shotgun sequence:
- the LOC140183511 gene encoding uncharacterized protein: protein MTRSLPDPSLVPFAPKIERTLLHIRQARRWLAFEEGEKVFTNSPTVSEVNSESSFKEGTIYSSVDTTNSSSLDLGADTMAAPRRVTLKEVGAPDFVLQPLHVLHPNLNANFELKTAQDPIRHLKEFHGVCSTTRQKGSDKVAIWLFAFPFSLEGRAKEWFDTLPSEVVSNWDLLRRKFLDKFLPVKMTDKLRKEISCIVQGDTETLYEYWERFCKLLDSCSNHMIDTQVLLSYVSQGMRPQDKTLLDASSNGSLSKYKTAEEAWQLITDLAESTQHARRRTYHPKTIEEVEEEDEAQEIVEDEAPQPRSETSKDEKIVKEELAQPIPFPTVARKAKKRIELDRKMVEMFKKVEVTIPLFDAIHQVPKYANFLKDLCMNKDRIHEPETIPLGSSISALMGALLEKCGDPGPCMVTYTIDGVQFIDCICDLGACVSIMSLFVYHILKLPPLKRSAARFVLEDKSIITVTGIAEDVMVNIKGLIFPINFHIIEIPPSESERTSSILLGRPFLRTSKFKLDVYSGTYSFVIDGRVVSFSLDEAMRHPPKNHSIFWCDLIDNVVAEVHYAKLDEKHMIEESSEENIPPQPEAQVSNQEQNIKLKPLPSHLKHFYLNEAHKFSVIIAREFTPQQDERLLHVLRKNERAIG from the exons atgacgcgttcactaccggATCCGAGCTTAGTCCCATTTGCTCcgaaaattgaaagaactttacTTCACATCAGGCAAGCTCGGAGGTGGTTAGCCTTTGAGGAAGGTGAAAAGGTTTTTACCAATTCACCAACCGTATCCGAGGTCAATTCTGAATCGTCATTCAAAGAAGGCACTATATACTCTTCCGTTGATACTACTAATAGTTCTTCTCTTGATCTAGGTGCCGACACTATGGCCGCTCCAAGGAGAGTCACTCTCAAGGAAGTGGGTGCACCGGACTTTGTTCTCCAACCTCTTCATGTGCTTCAccccaacttgaatgcaaactttgagTTAAAgaccgcacaagaccctattagACATCTCAAGGAATTTCACGGTGTGTGCTCAACAACTAGGCAGAAAGGATCCGACAaggttgctatatggttgtttgccttcccattctctcttgaaggaAGAGCCAAGGAGTGGTTTGACACTTTGCCTAGTGAGGTTGTTTCCAATTGGGACTTGCTTAGGAGgaagtttctagataaattcttacCTGTGAAAATGACGGACAAGCTAAGaaaagagatatcatgcattgtcCAAGGTGATACAGAAACTCTATACGAGTATTGGGAACGATTTTGCAAACTTCTAGACTCATGTTCCAACCACATGATTGATACTCAAGTTCTGCTTAGCTATGTGTCTCAAGGAATGAGACCACAAGACAAGACTCTATTAGATGCTTCAAGCAATGGTTCCTTGTCAAAGTATAAGacggcggaggaggcatggcaactcattACTGACTTGGCCGAGTCCACTCAACATGCTAGACGGAGGACCTACCATCCAAAGACC ATAGaagaagttgaagaggaagatgaggcacaagagatagttgaAGATGAAGCCCCTCAACCAAGAAGTGAAACCTCCAAAGATGAGAAAATTGTGAAAGAAGAACTTGCTCAACCAATCCCATTTCCTACAGTAGCAAGGAAGGCTAAGAAGCGTATAGAACTTGACCGCAAgatggtagaaatgttcaagaaagttgaggtaactatCCCTCTCTTTGATGCCATCCaccaagtacctaaatatgctaacTTTCTTAAGGACTTGTGTATGAACAAAGATAGAATTCATGAGCCAGAAACaatcccattggggagttctatttcggcTTTGATGGGAGCATTACTGGAAAAATGTGGTGATCCGGGCCCGTGCATGGTTACTTATACCATAGATGGTGTTCAATTCATTGATTGTATCTGTGATCTTGGtgcatgtgttagtattatgTCTCTTTTCGTTTATCATATATTGAAGCTACCACCATTGAAGCGGTCGGCGGCTAGGTTTGTCTTAgaggataaaagcataataaccgtgacGGGTATTGCGGAAGATGTGATGGTAAACATAAAGGGTTTGATATTCCCCATTAATTTTCATATCATTGAGATACCACCAAGTGAATCCGAAAGGACATCATCCATCCTACTTGGGAGGCCATTCTTGAGGACCtctaaattcaaattggatgtctATTCGGGAACATATTCATTTGTGATTGACGGGAGAGTCGTAAGTTTTAGCCTAGATGAAGCAATGAGGCACCCACCGAAAAATCACTCTATATTCTGGTGTGACTTAATTGACAATGTTGTGGCTGAGGTGCATTATGCAAAGCTAGATGAGAAGCATATGATTGAAGAATCAAGTGAAGAAAACATCCCACCCCAACCAGAAGCTCAAGTGTCAAATCAAGAGCAAAATATTAAATTGAAGCCACTACCGTCCCACCTAAAGCACTTCTACCTTAATGAAGCCCACAAGTTCTCGGTGATTATTGCAAGGGAATTCACTCCTCAACAAGATGAAAGGTTGCTCCATGTTTTGAGGAAGAACGAAAGGGCCATAGGTTAG